Genomic window (Onychomys torridus chromosome 5, mOncTor1.1, whole genome shotgun sequence):
aagagccAAGAATGTTAGTTAATCACACAGGAGATGTGTTAGCTGAGGAATGGATTAATGAGTGGAGAGATCGATAGATGGATAAATATCTATGGTACAATTAAAATGATTTCCACACCATTTCCTCCAACTGTCACAGGACCGGAGCATTCCCTAGCAGGCCCAAAGAGCTTCCTCTGGATTAAATCTTGAAATCCTACCAGGTGCACCATTCCCTAATTTTTCAGCTAGTATTCCCTAGTAGGTGATTCTGAATAAGTAAACAGCATACTTTTGGGGGACAATGCCCCCTCTCGACTATTCTGGCCTATCTGTGTGTTCAGAACTATTATCCACCTCTTTTCTCCACACCCACCAGGGAGTCGTCAGGAATtccatgaaaatgtttttaactaCAAAAGCAAGTAACATTGTGAAAGGTGCAGTCTCCTCTTCCTTGGAAAAGACTGCTGGTGGCATCTTGCTGGGCAGCCTCTGAGCTTCTGTGATGAAATCAGGGGTGGCCCTGGTACACTGTGGATAGCCTCAGCTGCCAGAGGACGCATACACCACCTGTGCTTAAGAGAAGCTGGCCAGCTCCAAAGAAGGACCTGGCCTGCCTTCAAGTTCCCGTCTTCAGCTCTTACAGCTGGGTATTATTGAATGGCCACAAAGCTCTGTGTTAAAAACTTGGTCTCCGGTGTCAAGAGGCACTGTGGTCCTGTAGTGGGTGGAGTCTGGTGGTAGGTTTCACTGGACACATGTCCTGAAGGGGATGAGATCTGACACctcctgtgtctctatctttgtctttgcctctctctgtgggtctctctctagtttctctctctctctctctctctctctctctctctctctctctctcactctctctccctctctctccctctctctctccctctctctctctatctctccctctccctctgtttgtgtctttcactCTTTCCCTGCCTCCTGGTCATAAAGTGAGTAGTCAACCATGTCAGTCCCCACTGTGGTAATCTGGCACCCCCATCACACTCCCAAAACAGTGGATCCACCTAATCCCGGACCGGAAACTTCAAAACTCTAAGCCCTGATATGCCTTTCTCTAGATAATTATCTCGGGTGTTTCATTGCAGTAACAGAAACTTGAAACACCTGGTGGGAGACCCCAATACCCTCATAACTAGTCTTGCCTCATTGTGGCCGGAATGCTCATTCCTCATTGACGCCATCTTCCATGCTAAAAACCGTggcctagccaggcagtggtggcacacacctttaatcccagcactcaggaagcagagtcaggaggatctctgtgtgttcgaggccagcctggtctacaaagcaagatccaggacaggcaccaaaactacacagagaaaccctgtctcagaaaaaaaaaaaaaaaagttaaaaaaaaaaatcatggcctAATAGAGTCAGTATGGCAACCAGGGTAGAGCACTTACATATCGAGCATCATGATCAACCTCAGCATCATGAGACCTCTGACCACATCTCCAGCCTCATGCCACACACATGTTGGTCTCTCACTGAGTTCCCAAGGGTCTTGTCACCTGCTGACTCCTCATCCTGACTAATCCCTACTCATCCTCAAGAATTTGGGGATGAAGTTGTTGCCAGAGATTGAACTGAAGATTTGAACATGCCAAGCACATACTGTGCTACATCCACCTAATCCCTCCATACACTTGAGATCTCAGCTCACACAAGGCCTTCCTCAGAACAGGTTATGGTAAAGGGGAAAAGCCTTTACCATAGTGGAATTCCAAAGTTACCTTTTGGATTACTGCCTAGGATACAGACAACCTATAATTCCATGACCACTGAGTCTCACTTGCTGGACCATTGGACCCTAagggattcacacacacacacacacacacacacacacacacacacacacagcctgctatatggggctggagggatggctcagcagttaaaacatTGGGTGGCTCTTGAAgcgggcctgggtttgattcccagcaccgcATGACAGCTGACAATGCAAAgttgtaatgccagttccagggcacccaacagcctcttctgacttccatgggcaccatacatgcatatggtgcacatacatacaggcaggcactcacccatactcataaaataaaaataaatatataccttTGTAATCCTGTTATATAATGGGCACACACATTCCCCAAAAATAAGCAgaagaaattaatgaatgaaaacttGAGAAGAAACATATCATTGAAATCCCAAGGCTACTGACCCCTATAATCACTATTTGTTAGGAATTTAGATAGACTCTATAGATGTATCTTCTTTTTGCAAATTTGAGGCCtttgttcttctctcttcctctctttcaaaaATACCCTTTTAAAAAGTCTACCTCAAGATGGCGccaaaagggaagaaggaagctcctgcccctcccaaagccaaagccaaagcgAAGGCCTTGAAAGCCAAGAAGGCAGTGCTGAAAGGTGTCCACAGCCACAAAAAGAAGAAGATCCTCACGTCACCCACGTTCCAGCGGCCCAAGACCCTGCGGCTCTGGAGGCAGCCCAAATATCCTCCAAAGAGCGCACCCAGGAGAAACAAGCTTGACCACTATGCCATCATCAAGTTCCCCCTGACCACCAAGTCAGccatgaagaagacagaagacaacaACACACTTGTGTTCATTGTGGATGTCAAGGCCAACAAGCACTGGGTCACACAGGCTGGGAAGAAACTCTATGACATTGATGTGGCCAAAGTCAACACCCTCATAAGACCTGATGGAGAGAAGAAGGCGTATGTTCGGCTGGCTCCTGACTATGATGCTCTGGATATTGCCAACAAAATTGGGATCATCTAAACTGAGTCCAGCTGGCTCATTCTCAATGTAGTTtttcaccattaaaaaaaaaaaaaaaagtctacctcAACCACCaggagtggtggctcacacctgtaatcccagaactcaggaggcaggaggattcctgtgagttccaggacaccctggtctagatagtgagtcctaggccaggactacatagcaagactctatctcaaataaacaaaacatctgCTTCTAGCCAGGAGTGATGATACATTCCCAGCCCTTAAGAGTCAGAggtcaccgggcagtggtggcacacacctttaatcccagcactcgggaagcagagtcaggaggatctctgtgtgttcgaggccagcctggtctagcaagtgagttccaggaaaggtgcaaagctacacagagccaGAGGTaaaccaggaatggtggcacacgcctttaatcccagcactgagaggcagaggcaggtggatctctcttagtttgtaggccagcctggtctactgagggaattccaggacagccagagctacacaaagaaaaccctgtctcgaaatcccctccaaaaaaaagagtcagaggcaggaggaatacttcaagttagaggccagcttgaacCACCtggtgaattccaagccagcctagcTACATAGTATAATAATGTGACCATGTCTAAAAGGGGTTTAgtatgttatttgtttgtttttaccccAGAAACAACCTACTAAAAGAAGAGCCCATCTTTTTGTGGCACAAATCCACTTCATCGAAGCCCTTTCTGGCACTTAAATGATGCTGATGTTCTGTTGCAGGTCATAATAAGGATCCATTAGCTCAACAACTGTAATATGAAAAGGGTGGAAATGCATCTAAATCGGAATTGATTTTTGTGtaatctgtgttttcatgggcaGAAACCATGTTTTTCTGAGCCAGCTCATTAGAAAGGAGAAGTCAGCGGGGCTCTGGGGACCCCTCCCCTCCAGTACAGAAAGAGCCAGAACTTGCCATCACCAGCTCGACTGTCCCCTGCAGGTGTCGCCTTCACAGGTATGCCCAGAACTTGAACCTTGGATCTCAGGTGTTTTCCCCTCCTCTGCCATTGTATTCCACGCTCGTGGTCCCTGGCCACAGGGTGTATCTCTAAATTCTAATATGTGGGCCCTGATGGAACTGAGTCCTTTAAAATACAATTGCTTCTACCAAGAATCACTAGGGAGGTTCAGCCGGGTGTGCAGGAATTGGCACCTCAGCTCTGCAGACTCTCTGTTAGTAGCTCTGCAGACTTTCTGTTAGTCAGCTCAGATAATAAGATACTGCCTTGAGGGCCTGCCATGCAACTCAGGGATAcattgcttagcatgtgcaaggagGCACCAGGTCCcatacccagcagagaaaaacaattaaatgGGAGTggcactcagattttttttttcttaaagacagggtctcactagtaACTctggcaggcctcaaactcagagagatctgtctgcatctgcctcccaggtgctagtaCTACCCCTCTGCACCTCTTggtaacagtttcctctgagattgaaacattccatccataagggaagctctttaagcagggaggtaaacaactcaaaatagcttcaggaagtccctgaaactgatcagattcactaggCGCCCCTCTCTCCCAGAATAAGCAATGAAGCTGCTTGGAACCAGCACTGTCCAGCCTGTTGAGCTGATTTCAGGCTGTGCAATGGGCTCCAGGTTTAGCTTTTGTGAgatgtcacccatgctggggtgggctttggtgatatagctacctttgagtcatttctgctcctctaAGTAACCCCTCCCCCATACTCCTGTAAGCAACCCAATAAAATCACCAATCTCTCatgggctccctatctggggtgaatagacgTGTGTGTTtggtcttcccaggaaaagtcttgtcacaTAACAGCATCACCAGGCTGTACAGAGATTCTTAACTCAGCACTTACAGGGAAGTAATTTGTGGGAAGtatgcttttcttctctctctctctctctctctctctctctctctctctctgtgtgtgtgtgtgtgtgtgtgtgtgtgtgtgtctcaatctctatctatctatctctatttctctacctatccatctatctatctatctctatcatcttaATCTTTTGGGAGAACGAGCCAAAGCTCGTCATTCTCCTGAGGTAGCTCCATCATCACATTGCTATGGCTGGTATGATGTGACCTTGTTACCCTGCCTACACTGCTGACAGTACTAGGCAGAACACAAGATGACCCCAGGACCTCTGTTTGTCACtgtttttgtcacagtgacaaaaccTACTAAAGAAGTAaagatttactttggctcacTCATGTTTCAGAGGACTCAGTCCAAGATTACCCAGCTCCATTGCTTCTGGGTTTGTTGTGAGTCCGCATACCAAGGCAAAGACCATGGAGTGAAGCATGGTGACCCATCTTATGATGGACAGGtggcagaaagagagggaggggccaAGGAACAAGGTAGGTCTTTGCAAAGTACGCCCCCAGGGACTCACTTTCTCCAGCTAGGCCCCACCTCCAAttttccaccacctcccagtaaTGCCACCACAGTACAAATCCATCAAGATCTAGTCATTTCCCAGAGGCCCTTCTTCTAAGGCAACAAAGACTTGAACACATGAGCCTCTTGAAATCCAAACCCTAATTGCCTCTAAGGAGGCCACTTACTCCCAGACAGGTGGCAGGTGATTGTTTGGTCATTACCCAATACAGTCAGCAGCTCAGAACAAACCTTCAGCAAGCTCTCCACATCTGGGGCTGGAGGGCTGGGAGGAACAGAAAGAATCCAAGGGGCAGACATTAgacattagatgctgaaaattgAGCTGATCACAGTGGGGTACTCTGCAAAGACAAACCTTGTTCCTtggcccctccctctctttctgccaCCTGTCCATCATAAGTGGGGCACCCTGCCAGTAATCCCGGAATTTGAGGAGCTGAAgcaagtccaggccagcctggactacatagcaagaccctgtctcaaaaactaaatggCATGGCCAGGATGTAGCTCAATAGAGGAGTGTTTGCCTACCacacacaagaccctgggtttgatccccagtgcccagatttgggggtgggggcacaacAGACTCAGGCAAGATGTAGTAGACCCCAGTTCCAGACACAAAATGGCAGGACTACAAACAGCTCTGAATCCTCTGCTTaggcctgctcttgagactcaaAATGTAACTTCTTGGGTAACTGTCTCCTTCGCACCCCCAAGTGTTCCTAAAATGATCAATGTGTGCTGTCCTGTTTGTGCCTGACCAGCACAACTAAGGAAGGTGATAACGAGCACCTCCCTGCATTCCAGGGACTCCAAAGGCGACATCTTTGGCCTCTGGACTTTAGAAGTTTCTGGATGGCTGTGGAACTCAGCATAATCTCCCTGAGACTCTTGCAGGGAATCTGCCGCTCAGGACTGGTGACTGGCAGGCGGGCCTGCATTCCTTTGCCTCTACTGCCCTCTAGTGCTCGCTCCCTATGCTGATCTTTAGACACTGCTTTGCTACTGAGTTTTAAAATCCAAAACCTGGAAAGAAATTTCTTGCAAATACATCCAATACTTGGTGGAGATTCATCTAGCTTTATATGTACATTATACATCCATTTATTATGTAAATTTACACTAGCTCAAGGCTGGCTTTATAGttaagtggtagagcacttgcccagcaaaaCACAAAACCCTAGCTTTGTCTCCCCCCAGCACAATAATAATGGATTTACCTGTGCATTCATCTATCGGAtatttatcaaatgccttttcccaCAAAATAGGCCTTCTtcagaaagatcacaagttcatgGCTAGATTGGTCTATATAGtctgttccaggctagcctgagctatgagaacctgtgtttttgttttgttttgttttgttttttggggggagtctCCACTTTAAGTAATGAAAAAACACATCTTTTATCTTCATGGAACCCTAGCTGGAGACGGATCATGAATGCTATAGTCAAATGTCCAAGCGGCTGACGGTGCTGCAAAGGATACAGAGAATGCCCTAGAGAGGACTGAGAGGCACCCTGGGGAAAGTGAGGGTGGGATGCTGGAGGGTGAAAACAAGAGTTATCATGGCAACAAGCCAACAAGGGTTAGCACGCCAAGCCCTCTGGGTCCCTGGAGTAAGGAGGGTTTGATGAACGGAGCACAGGGCTGTGGGGCTGGAATGCCAAACGCAGGAGTCTCGGGTGGTGGCGGTACAGACTGAAGGACTACAGCGTGGTCTTCATCTGGTCCTGCCGAGCACGTTAGAATTTTACTCTTTATTAAGGTGAaccattcttcctttcttcttccttgcctctctccctccctaatctccctcccttccttcttcctttcttcccctcctcgctctcttcctcctccattccttccttccagctGTAAGTCTTGGCTGCCCATTGGGCTCACTGGTCAAAACCTCAGCCAGCTGGATCTCGAAGGCTAGGGCCAGCATCTGTGTCTTTTAGGTCCCCCAGGTGATTCCAGTGGCAGGGAAGGGCGGCGCCCACGCAGTCTTCTGGAGACCTAAGAACGCTTGAATTGTTGCTCGCTGGTCTTTTCCTCCCTCTAGTGACGGCTTGTGCTGCTAAGTCTGCTGCTATCCAAGCCTGCAGGCAGATAGATGGAGGAGCGCTCTCCCACCTTGCCTCTCCACCAGTGGGCAGCAGCTCTGAAGCAGAGTGCCCAGGGTGCTGGAGCCCCTCAGACCCCACCCATTAAAATCCCTCATAGAGGGCAGGAAGATGTGTTTACAACCCAATACCCAGCCCAGAGGAAACTAAAAGTCCCACAGCCTTCCGGTTCTACCCTACACCTACCTCGTGGGAGCCAGGGCCATCCCCGCCCACACTTCCTTTCCTACTTCCCATCACTTGCCTCTATTGCATTCTGTCCCCCAGGTGGCGCCAAAGAGCAGAGCGCTGGGTTTCTGTTTGGCTGTATTTTGATACTTCTGTTATGAAAAAGTTCTGCTATCAGCAGGTGGGAGATGGATTGAAGCTGGACCGTCTAAGAGGACATCAGATGGAAGCCATTCCTAATGAAGTTCTTGACCACTAGGACAGTagcagaaaagaagaggagacagagtcCGGTGTAGAAAGAGTGATGGCTTGGTGTTGGTCAGTTGCTGTGACAGGGGACAGCAGAACAGATTTCAGAGAGtggaaaataagaaaagtatGAGTGTGATTATGAACAAACTCAGAATGATGTGCAATGAGAGGCTGATCACTGTACTCATTCATGCAATAAATATACCAGACATGATGGCAGATGCCTGGAATCCCTGCACATGGAAGACAGGGAGCAGagattcaagatcatccttggatATACAAGGAATTCTGAGctagagaccctgtttcaaaaacacacacatcCTCACATAGATACATATGTGGGCTCTTAAGCTCTTAGTGGGCATCAGGCACAAagtcaggctgctgctgctgctgcttcttcttcttcttcttcttcttcttcttcttcttcttcttcttcttctttttcttcttctttttcctcctcctcctcctcctcctcctcctcctcctcctcttccttctcctcttctttttctttcttttgtttttttgttgttgttgttgttttgttttttgttttttgagacaaggtttctctgtgtcgttttggttcctgtcctggaactcgctctgtagaccaggctggccttgaactcacagagacccacctggctctgcctcccaagtgctgggattaaaggcatgtgccactgcttcTTTTTATAGAATTTAGATTGTAGCTCATCCGCTAGGCTCTAGGTAGAAACctgtctacctctgcctgccAGTCAAAAATCCAACCAGGGCTTAACCAGATCATTCTGAGAGCTGACCACACAAGAGGCAGTCAACTCAGTGTTCCCCTTGACTTAAAGATTTCAGGTCTCTGGGAAGTCTATATGTTtctcttgttttgctttgcttttgagacagggtctttctagcCTGGAGTTCATGATCTTCTGGCCTTAAGTCTTCCAAGTTGGTAGGAGTATAGATGTGCATCACCAAACTCGGCAGAGGTTTCTATTTCTGACCTGCTCTTGTTGCCTTGCCAAAGTAGCAGTTCCCTGACATCACTTACAAAACAGACTACATATGCCTGTTGGGGACCTTCAAAATAATGGGACCTAGAATCCCCACTCCCCTGGGACAGCTCAATGAAACTGTTCAGGTCAGAAGACAGGCAATGCTTTGTCCTGTTATCTCAATTATTCATTGGAGAGTTGAGCCACAGGAAGCATTTCCTCCCTGCAAGTCCAGATACAACCATTCAAGGGCTTTGAGATAGGACCAACATTGGGCTATGATTCCAGCACTTTAGAAGCTGggacagtaagttccaggctagcctattgtacaaaataaaaccctgtctttaaaaaaaaataataatttaaaaaaataaacagacaggaaggaaaacaACAAAGCACTTTGAataactgaagaagaaaatactCAGAGTCCTTAAGCagcaaaatcaaagaaacaaaatggcGAAGAGCAGGCCTGTAGGGACCACCTAGCCAGTCTTTCCCAGAGTGAATTCCATGGAACACTGCTTCCTAAAGAATAcaggaacaggggctggagagatggcttggccatTAAGACCACTGgtggctcttccagagaacctgagttcaattcccagcagccacgtaTCCTATAccaggatctgatgcccacttctctCATGAAAGTGTACTTGCAAATagagcacacatatgcataaataaatttaatgataaagataaataagtctttttaaaaaagaatacagaaataAAGCAATGTTCAATATTAGGATTTTTAAAAGGCTGGAAAGCTACCCAAGATTTGTTGAACCTCTTAGAACATCGAAGTATATACAGAGACATTAAATATCTAAAACATGTAAAAGAATTTCTTTAAATTCTATGGAAACTGTGTGGCCAAACTCACTTGACCATCTAAGCTTTTGCTTTTTAACGTGCTTTTTAACGTGGAAAGATATACATTtataagccaggcacagtggcagaaTTTGAGagatgaggcaggaaaatcaggagttcaacgtCATCCTCAACCACATAGTAAGTGTGAGgccatatgagaccctgtctccaaaaaaaaaaggaatggggggctggagagatggctcagagcactggctgctcttccagaggtcctgagttcaattcccagcaaccacatggtggctcacaaccatctataatgagatctggtgccctcttccagcctgtagtcatacatgctgtatacatagtaaataaataaataaataaa
Coding sequences:
- the LOC118583530 gene encoding 60S ribosomal protein L23a-like: MAPKGKKEAPAPPKAKAKAKALKAKKAVLKGVHSHKKKKILTSPTFQRPKTLRLWRQPKYPPKSAPRRNKLDHYAIIKFPLTTKSAMKKTEDNNTLVFIVDVKANKHWVTQAGKKLYDIDVAKVNTLIRPDGEKKAYVRLAPDYDALDIANKIGII